Proteins encoded within one genomic window of Cucumis sativus cultivar 9930 chromosome 3, Cucumber_9930_V3, whole genome shotgun sequence:
- the LOC101216756 gene encoding protein NRT1/ PTR FAMILY 7.3 isoform X2 yields the protein MASLQSFEDQSKLKEEIATAEGFTLDGTVDFHGRPAIRSKSGTWVAGIIILLNQGLATLAFFGVGVNLVLFLTRVLQQNNADAANNVSKWTGTVYIFSLVGAFLSDSYWGRYKTCAIFQIIFVIGLVSLSLSSHLFLIRPKGCGDEQTPCGSHSKTEISLFYLSIYLTALGNGGYQPNIATFGADQFDEEYQKEGHSKVAFFSYFYLALNLGSLFSNTILGFFEDEGMWALGFWVSTGSAAAALLLFLIGTPRYRYFKPTGNPLMRVSQVVVSAAKKWRIKVPSGGEGLFDDDGKESSNNGCRKILHTHGFKFLDKAAYISSRDLSDKEQGVNNPWRLCPITQVEEVKCILRLLPIWLCTIIYSVVFTQMASLFVEQGAAMKTTVSNFHIPPASMSSFDILSVALFIFLYRRVLDPFVGKLKKSSSTGLTELQRMGVGLIIAVMAMVSAGIVECYRLKYAQADCTHCEGSSSLSIFWQVPQYALIGASEVFMYVGQLEFFNAQAPDGLKSFGSALCMTSISLGNYVSSLLVTMVMKISTVDRMPGWIPGNLNKGHLDRFYFLLAALTVVDFVIYIVCAKWYKSIKLEEKYEQTEEQENFKV from the exons ATGGCTTCCCTTCAATCCTTTGAGGATCAG AGTAAGCTGAAAGAAGAGATTGCAACAGCAGAAGGGTTCACTCTAGATGGAACAGTCGACTTCCATGGTCGTCCTGCCATTCGATCAAAATCTGGAACTTGGGTTGCAGGAATCATAATTCTCT TGAACCAAGGGTTAGCAACATTGGCATTTTTTGGAGTTGGAGTGAACTTGGTGCTATTTCTTACGAGAGTTTTGCAACAAAACAATGCTGATGCTGCTAACAATGTCAGCAAATGGACTGGAACTGTTTACATCTTCTCTCTTGTTGGTGCCTTTCTTAGTGATTCCTACTGGGGCAGATACAAAACTTGTGCCATCTTTCAAATCATCTTTGTCATT GGCTTGGTGTCATTATCACTCTCCTCCCACCTCTTCTTGATCAGACCTAAAGGTTGTGGCGATGAACAAACGCCCTGTGGAAGTCATTCCAAGACCGAAATTTCCCTTTTCTACCTTTCCATTTACCTCACAGCTCTAGGCAATGGCGGTTATCAACCCAACATCGCCACATTCGGCGCCGATCAATTTGACGAAGAGTATCAGAAAGAAGGTCACTCTAAGGTTGCCTTCTTCAGCTACTTCTACCTTGCCCTGAACCTTGGATCCCTCTTCTCCAACAccattttagggttttttgaAGATGAAGGTATGTGGGCTCTCGGCTTTTGGGTCTCCACCGGGTCAGCCGCCGCTGCTCTGCTTTTGTTCCTCATCGGAACTCCGCGTTACagatatttcaagcccactGGAAACCCCCTTATGAGGGTTTCTCAAGTCGTTGTCTCTGCGGCGAAGAAATGGCGGATTAAGGTTCCGTCTGGAGGAGAAGGGTTGTTTGATGATGACGGAAAGGAAAGCTCTAACAATGGCTGCCGAAAGATTTTACACACTCATGGATTCAA GTTCTTAGATAAAGCAGCCTACATTTCCTCGAGGGATTTAAGTGATAAAGAGCAAGGAGTGAACAACCCATGGCGTCTCTGCCCAATTACACAAGTAGAAGAAGTAAAATGCATTCTAAGATTGCTCCCAATCTGGCTTTGTACAATTATTTACTCGGTTGTCTTCACTCAAATGGCCTCTCTCTTTGTCGAGCAAGGCGCAGCCATGAAAACCACCGTCTCGAACTTCCATATCCCGCCTGCAAGCATGTCGAGCTTTGACATTCTCAGTGTGGccctcttcatcttcctctacCGTCGCGTTCTCGATCCATTTGttggaaaattgaaaaaatctaGCTCCACAGGCTTGACCGAGCTGCAACGAATGGGGGTTGGGTTGATCATAGCCGTGATGGCAATGGTCTCAGCGGGCATTGTCGAGTGCTATAGACTTAAATATGCCCAAGCTGATTGCACACATTGTGAAGGATCAAGCTCCTTGAGCATCTTTTGGCAAGTTCCACAATATGCATTGATAGGAGCCTCTGAAGTTTTCATGTATGTAGGTCAACTTGAGTTCTTTAATGCACAAGCTCCCGATGGACTCAAGAGCTTTGGAAGTGCTTTATGTATGACCTCAATCTCTTTAGGCAACTATGTGAGTAGCTTATTGGTGACAATGGTGATGAAGATTTCAACTGTTGATCGTATGCCGGGTTGGATCCCAGGCAATCTTAACAAAGGTCATTTGGACAGGTTCTACTTTCTTCTTGCTGCATTGACTGTGGTTGATTTTGTGATTTACATTGTTTGTGCTAAGTGGtacaaatcaatcaaattggAAGAGAAGTATGAACAAActgaagaacaagaaaatttcaaagtctga
- the LOC101216756 gene encoding protein NRT1/ PTR FAMILY 7.3 isoform X1 → MMNYSKLNYLTLLKMKSILRVLTLISCLVEDFPCAVFSMIYGCFLIFKFVFCVLSFDYVCKSVNQGLATLAFFGVGVNLVLFLTRVLQQNNADAANNVSKWTGTVYIFSLVGAFLSDSYWGRYKTCAIFQIIFVIGLVSLSLSSHLFLIRPKGCGDEQTPCGSHSKTEISLFYLSIYLTALGNGGYQPNIATFGADQFDEEYQKEGHSKVAFFSYFYLALNLGSLFSNTILGFFEDEGMWALGFWVSTGSAAAALLLFLIGTPRYRYFKPTGNPLMRVSQVVVSAAKKWRIKVPSGGEGLFDDDGKESSNNGCRKILHTHGFKFLDKAAYISSRDLSDKEQGVNNPWRLCPITQVEEVKCILRLLPIWLCTIIYSVVFTQMASLFVEQGAAMKTTVSNFHIPPASMSSFDILSVALFIFLYRRVLDPFVGKLKKSSSTGLTELQRMGVGLIIAVMAMVSAGIVECYRLKYAQADCTHCEGSSSLSIFWQVPQYALIGASEVFMYVGQLEFFNAQAPDGLKSFGSALCMTSISLGNYVSSLLVTMVMKISTVDRMPGWIPGNLNKGHLDRFYFLLAALTVVDFVIYIVCAKWYKSIKLEEKYEQTEEQENFKV, encoded by the exons atgatgaatTACAGCaagttaaattatttaacattgttgaaaatgaaaagtattCTGCGTGTTCTCACTCTCATTTCCTGTTTAGTGGAGGATTTCCCATGTGCTGTATTTAGTATGATTTATGGttgctttttaattttcaaattcgtTTTTTGTGTATTAAGCTTTGATTATGTTTGTAAATCAGTGAACCAAGGGTTAGCAACATTGGCATTTTTTGGAGTTGGAGTGAACTTGGTGCTATTTCTTACGAGAGTTTTGCAACAAAACAATGCTGATGCTGCTAACAATGTCAGCAAATGGACTGGAACTGTTTACATCTTCTCTCTTGTTGGTGCCTTTCTTAGTGATTCCTACTGGGGCAGATACAAAACTTGTGCCATCTTTCAAATCATCTTTGTCATT GGCTTGGTGTCATTATCACTCTCCTCCCACCTCTTCTTGATCAGACCTAAAGGTTGTGGCGATGAACAAACGCCCTGTGGAAGTCATTCCAAGACCGAAATTTCCCTTTTCTACCTTTCCATTTACCTCACAGCTCTAGGCAATGGCGGTTATCAACCCAACATCGCCACATTCGGCGCCGATCAATTTGACGAAGAGTATCAGAAAGAAGGTCACTCTAAGGTTGCCTTCTTCAGCTACTTCTACCTTGCCCTGAACCTTGGATCCCTCTTCTCCAACAccattttagggttttttgaAGATGAAGGTATGTGGGCTCTCGGCTTTTGGGTCTCCACCGGGTCAGCCGCCGCTGCTCTGCTTTTGTTCCTCATCGGAACTCCGCGTTACagatatttcaagcccactGGAAACCCCCTTATGAGGGTTTCTCAAGTCGTTGTCTCTGCGGCGAAGAAATGGCGGATTAAGGTTCCGTCTGGAGGAGAAGGGTTGTTTGATGATGACGGAAAGGAAAGCTCTAACAATGGCTGCCGAAAGATTTTACACACTCATGGATTCAA GTTCTTAGATAAAGCAGCCTACATTTCCTCGAGGGATTTAAGTGATAAAGAGCAAGGAGTGAACAACCCATGGCGTCTCTGCCCAATTACACAAGTAGAAGAAGTAAAATGCATTCTAAGATTGCTCCCAATCTGGCTTTGTACAATTATTTACTCGGTTGTCTTCACTCAAATGGCCTCTCTCTTTGTCGAGCAAGGCGCAGCCATGAAAACCACCGTCTCGAACTTCCATATCCCGCCTGCAAGCATGTCGAGCTTTGACATTCTCAGTGTGGccctcttcatcttcctctacCGTCGCGTTCTCGATCCATTTGttggaaaattgaaaaaatctaGCTCCACAGGCTTGACCGAGCTGCAACGAATGGGGGTTGGGTTGATCATAGCCGTGATGGCAATGGTCTCAGCGGGCATTGTCGAGTGCTATAGACTTAAATATGCCCAAGCTGATTGCACACATTGTGAAGGATCAAGCTCCTTGAGCATCTTTTGGCAAGTTCCACAATATGCATTGATAGGAGCCTCTGAAGTTTTCATGTATGTAGGTCAACTTGAGTTCTTTAATGCACAAGCTCCCGATGGACTCAAGAGCTTTGGAAGTGCTTTATGTATGACCTCAATCTCTTTAGGCAACTATGTGAGTAGCTTATTGGTGACAATGGTGATGAAGATTTCAACTGTTGATCGTATGCCGGGTTGGATCCCAGGCAATCTTAACAAAGGTCATTTGGACAGGTTCTACTTTCTTCTTGCTGCATTGACTGTGGTTGATTTTGTGATTTACATTGTTTGTGCTAAGTGGtacaaatcaatcaaattggAAGAGAAGTATGAACAAActgaagaacaagaaaatttcaaagtctga
- the LOC105435062 gene encoding uncharacterized protein LOC105435062 gives MKFSLKLPDNQDQKAPIIRGKLPITMFNQPFTSSFTSAVNSSSDLSFSLSSNFPSGPCFKLTYSPMLASPSAASTTSPFTFSLKSGLGLFGSPEDSPLVFSSQFSLSLSKPFVPTFSLLFKPQFGHFCLKKSTVSGVHDQFSVIHPNDGVQLDSGSGLNSKFGSGFGVDESMGWQELKLESSSGGHGSKEEFGDHSDGGIQRHFADTKSIRDSVFSGVAVMARTTVPVTKRMAVNFRWGMNFPTNPVTKMPFLTVNKISVERVEEEKEEKKKIGENQGGDVELLKGMLCWMKKDVESLEKENREMKQLLEEIKLGSMANRAASSSSLSYGELESWRNNKSGWEESKSKNSRNGGQENDWRKKKSSEEVNDGKNSRRGGEKNGGKGHSSTNRSNDVESELERAIKAASQVKA, from the coding sequence ATGAAGTTCTCTCTGAAACTCCCTGATAATCAAGACCAGAAAGCCCCAATTATAAGGGGGAAACTTCCAATCACCATGTTCAATCAACCCTTTACTTCTTCTTTCACTTCCGCCGTTAATTCCTCTTCCGACCTCTCCTTTTCACTTTCCTCTAACTTCCCATCTGGCCCTTGTTTCAAGCTCACTTACTCTCCCATGTTGGCTTCTCCTTCCGCCGCCTCCACTACTTCTCCTTTTACATTTTCTCTCAAATCTGGGTTAGGGCTTTTTGGCTCTCCGGAAGATTCTCCTCTTGTATTTTCATCTCAATTTTCACTTTCCCTTTCCAAACCCTTTGTTCCcactttctctcttctcttcaaaCCCCAATTTGGCCATTTCTGTTTAAAGAAGAGTACTGTTTCGGGTGTTCATGATCAGTTTTCTGTGATTCACCCTAACGATGGGGTTCAATTGGATTCTGGGTCTGGTTTGAATTCGAAATTTGGAAGTGGGTTTGGTGTGGATGAGTCGATGGGATGGCAGGAACTGAAGCTGGAGAGTAGTAGTGGCGGGCATGGTTCTAAGGAGGAGTTTGGAGATCATTCTGATGGAGGAATTCAGAGGCATTTCGCTGATACGAAAAGCATTAGAGATAGTGTTTTCTCAGGTGTTGCTGTAATGGCAAGGACAACCGTTCCTGTTACTAAACGGATGGCTGTGAATTTCAGGTGGGGAATGAACTTTCCGACGAATCCGGTGACGAAAATGCCATTTCTGACTGTGAATAAGATATCAGTGGAGAGAGTGGAggaggaaaaggaagagaagaagaaaataggagAGAACCAAGGGGGAGATGTGGAATTGTTGAAGGGTATGTTGTGTTGGATGAAAAAGGATGTGGAAAGTTTGGAGAAAGAGAACAGAGAGATGAAACAACTTTTAGAGGAGATAAAGCTGGGAAGTATGGCAAATAGAGCTGCATCATCTTCTAGTTTGAGTTATGGTGAGTTGGAGTCGTGGAGGAACAACAAGAGTGGCTGGGAAGAAAGCAAGTCCAAGAACAGTAGGAATGGTGGACAAGAAAATGATTggaggaaaaagaagagttcTGAAGAAGTAAATGATGGTAAGAACAGTAGGAGAGGTGGAGAAAAGAATGGAGGGAAGGGGCATAGTTCCACGAATCGATCAAACGATGTTGAATCCGAATTGGAGAGAGCTATCAAGGCTGCTTCCCAAGTCAAAGCATGA
- the LOC101216517 gene encoding ribose-phosphate pyrophosphokinase 1, whose translation MAASLLLPSSPSSSYSSSFLTRTNFLPHNSRSRTCIRYNFKCSLPESGRYGNGKPIVPILNERSLPEFLESARLGKPLDRSNNRLKLFSGTANLALSQEVSRYMGLELSKVNIKRFADGEIYVQLKESVRGCDVYIIQPTCPPANENLMELFVMIDACRRASAKNITAVIPYFGYARADRKTQGRESIAAKLVANLITEAGANRVLACDLHSGQSMGYFDIPVDHVYCEPVILDYLASKTICYNDLVVVSPDVGGVARARAFAKKLSDAPLAIVDKRRQAHNVAEVMNLIGDVKGKVAVMVDDMIDTAGTISKGAALLHQEGAREVYACCTHAVFSPPAIERLSSGLFQEVIVTNTIPAITENYFPQLTVLSVANLLGETIWRVHDDCSVSSIFK comes from the exons ATGGCTGCCTCCCTCCTTCTTCCTTCCTCTCCTTCCTCCTCTTACTCCTCCTCCTTCCTCACCCGTACAAATTTCCTCCCCCACAACTCTCGCTCCAGAACTTGCATTCGTTACAACTTC AAGTGTAGTCTGCCTGAATCGGGTAGATATGGAAATGGGAAACCTATTGTTCCTATTCTTAATGAGCGTAGTTTGCCGGAGTTCTTGGAATCGGCTAGATTGGGGAAACCGCTTGATAGAAGCAATAACcgtttgaaattgttttctgGTACTGCGAACCTTGCACTATCTCAG gaaGTTTCTAGGTATATGGGCTTGGAACTTTCGAAGGTTAACATCAAGCGATTTGCTGATGGAGAAATTTATGTCCAGTTGAAAGAGAGTGTGAGAGGATGTGATGTTTACATAATACAGCCCACTTGCCCTCCTGCCAATGAGAATCTCATGGAGCTTTTTGTTATGATAGATGCATGTCGGAGAGCTTCCGCCAAAAACATCACTGCAGTTATCCCATATTTTGGGTATGCCAGAGCTGACAGGAAG ACTCAAGGCCGTGAATCAATTGCAGCCAAACTTGTCGCTAATCTTATAACAGAAGCAGGTGCCAATCGTGTTCTTGCTTGTGACCTCCATTCTGGACAGTCGATGGGCTACTTTGACATACCAGTTGATCATGTATACTGTGAG CCTGTGATTCTAGATTATCTTGCTAGCAAGACAATTTGTTACAATGATCTGGTTGTGGTCTCTCCTGATGTTGGTGGTGTTGCAAGAGCTCGTGCTTTTGCCAAAAAGTTATCCGATGCTCCTTTAGCGATTGTGGACAAAAGGCGCCAAGCACACAATGTTGCCGAG GTGATGAACCTTATTGGTGACGTTAAAGGAAAAGTTGCCGTCATGGTGGATGACATGATTGACACTGCCG GGACTATTTCAAAAGGTGCGGCTCTTCTACATCAAGAAGGTGCTAGGGAAGTCTATGCTTGCTGCACTCATGCTGTATTTAG CCCCCCGGCGATTGAGAGGCTATCAAGCGGCCTGTTTCAAGAGGTGATAGTTACAAACACAATCCCAGCAATCACAGAAAACTACTTCCCTCAGTTAACCGTTCTTTCGGTAGCAAATCTTTTGGGTGAAACCATATGGCGAGTTCATGACGATTGCTCTGTGAGTagcatttttaaataa